Proteins from a single region of Murdochiella vaginalis:
- a CDS encoding phosphoribosylaminoimidazolecarboxamide formyltransferase — protein MQECPLKYGCNPNQIPARLDRADGGELPFTVLNGKPGYINFLDALNAWQLVRELDEATGMAAAASFKHVSPTSAALGLPLPDALKRACFVEDVDGLDESPLASAYARARGTDRLSSFGDWAALSRPVDVTTARLLRREVSDGVIAPGYSEEALALLREKKNGNYNVVSIDPDYVPQPLESKEVFGIRFTQKRNDCRFSLDALGDIVTENKDLPATAKRDLLVALITLKYTQSNSVCFAVDGQAIGVGAGQQSRIHCTRLAGDKADTWRLRQSERVLSLPFRSDLTRAARDNVIDQYLHDYEEDVTAEDRWPLYFTARPEPFTREERAAYLRREAHLALASDAFFPFADNILRAAQSGVQYIAQPGGSTRDDAVRQQADACGMTMVFTHQRLFHH, from the coding sequence ATGCAGGAATGTCCATTAAAGTATGGCTGTAATCCCAATCAGATTCCGGCACGTCTGGATCGAGCCGACGGCGGCGAACTGCCTTTTACGGTTCTCAACGGCAAGCCCGGCTATATCAATTTTCTGGATGCCTTAAATGCTTGGCAGCTGGTCCGCGAACTGGACGAAGCAACCGGAATGGCGGCCGCTGCCTCCTTTAAGCACGTTTCCCCCACATCGGCCGCGCTCGGTCTTCCCCTTCCGGATGCCCTGAAGCGCGCCTGTTTTGTCGAGGATGTCGATGGTCTGGATGAATCTCCGCTGGCTTCGGCCTATGCGCGGGCACGCGGCACCGACCGCCTCAGCTCCTTTGGCGACTGGGCCGCTCTTTCCCGTCCCGTCGATGTTACCACCGCGCGTCTGCTCCGCCGCGAAGTGTCGGACGGCGTCATTGCGCCGGGCTATAGCGAAGAAGCGCTCGCGCTGTTACGCGAAAAGAAAAACGGCAACTATAACGTTGTTTCCATAGACCCCGACTATGTTCCACAACCCCTGGAATCCAAGGAAGTTTTCGGCATTCGCTTCACGCAAAAGCGCAACGATTGCCGCTTTTCCCTGGATGCCCTGGGCGATATTGTCACCGAGAACAAGGATCTGCCGGCGACGGCAAAACGGGATCTTCTCGTTGCCCTCATCACGCTAAAGTATACGCAGTCCAATTCCGTCTGCTTTGCGGTAGACGGGCAGGCCATCGGCGTCGGAGCGGGACAACAATCCCGCATTCACTGTACACGCCTGGCCGGCGATAAAGCCGATACCTGGCGACTTCGTCAAAGCGAACGCGTACTTTCGCTGCCGTTTCGCAGCGATCTGACACGCGCTGCGCGCGATAACGTCATCGACCAGTATCTGCACGATTATGAAGAGGATGTCACCGCCGAGGATCGCTGGCCGTTGTATTTCACAGCGCGCCCCGAACCCTTCACCAGAGAAGAGCGCGCCGCGTATCTTCGTCGCGAGGCGCATCTCGCCCTCGCCAGCGATGCGTTTTTCCCCTTTGCCGACAATATTTTGCGTGCCGCACAGAGCGGCGTGCAATACATTGCGCAGCCCGGCGGCTCCACTCGCGATGACGCCGTTCGACAGCAAGCAGACGCCTGCGGCATGACCATGGTCTTTACGCATCAGCGTCTGTTCCATCACTAA
- the purD gene encoding phosphoribosylamine--glycine ligase, which translates to MNVLILGGGGREHAIIKALRKNPTINRIYCTPGNDGMDGGTPFPIAADAFSTLIRFAKTEHVDYIVVSPDNPLVDGAVDCFTEAGFACFGPTKAAAQLEGSKIFAKAFMKRHAIPTARYEAFENVQEARDYVHAEANAGHLPLVIKADGLALGKGVVIAETEEEAQETITRFMEQDAFGESGHRLIVEEFMEGPEVTVLTLTDGKTIVPLLSSMDHKRAYDGDKGPNTGGMGVIAPNPFYTEDIAEICRKTIFEPTIKGMREEGTPFKGCLYFGLMLTKEGPKVVEYNCRFGDPEAQAILPLLESDLFTLFQAVTNETLEEEMVQFKDGASCCVILASKGYPKQYEKNVEITLPRHLREKIYCAGVRKKGSTYYTNGGRVVGVVETAPTLREAIEKAYETAEAVTFRTKYFRTDIGQKALEALERSQA; encoded by the coding sequence ATGAATGTATTGATCTTGGGCGGCGGTGGCCGCGAGCACGCCATCATCAAGGCGTTGCGTAAAAACCCGACCATAAACCGCATCTATTGTACGCCGGGAAACGACGGCATGGACGGCGGCACGCCCTTTCCCATTGCGGCTGATGCCTTTTCGACGTTGATTCGATTTGCAAAAACCGAGCACGTGGACTATATCGTCGTCAGTCCCGACAACCCGCTTGTGGACGGTGCGGTCGATTGCTTTACAGAAGCCGGCTTTGCTTGCTTCGGGCCGACCAAAGCCGCTGCACAGTTGGAAGGCTCCAAAATTTTTGCAAAAGCCTTTATGAAACGCCATGCCATTCCCACCGCACGCTATGAAGCGTTCGAGAATGTGCAGGAAGCCCGTGACTATGTACATGCCGAGGCGAATGCCGGACACCTGCCGCTGGTCATCAAGGCCGACGGTCTGGCGCTGGGAAAAGGCGTCGTCATTGCCGAAACCGAAGAAGAAGCGCAGGAAACCATTACCCGTTTCATGGAACAGGATGCCTTCGGCGAAAGCGGACATCGCCTCATTGTGGAAGAGTTCATGGAAGGTCCGGAAGTAACGGTGCTCACCCTGACAGATGGCAAGACCATTGTTCCGCTTCTTTCCTCCATGGATCATAAACGCGCTTACGACGGGGACAAGGGCCCCAATACTGGCGGCATGGGCGTCATTGCGCCCAATCCCTTCTATACCGAGGATATCGCCGAAATTTGCCGAAAAACCATCTTTGAGCCGACCATAAAAGGGATGCGCGAGGAAGGCACGCCCTTCAAAGGGTGCCTCTACTTTGGCCTCATGCTCACGAAGGAGGGCCCGAAAGTAGTGGAATACAACTGTCGTTTTGGCGATCCCGAAGCGCAAGCGATTCTTCCTCTTCTGGAAAGTGACCTCTTCACGCTGTTTCAGGCGGTCACCAATGAAACGCTGGAGGAGGAAATGGTACAGTTTAAGGATGGCGCTTCCTGCTGCGTCATTTTGGCCTCCAAAGGTTATCCCAAACAATACGAAAAAAATGTGGAAATCACGCTTCCCCGTCACCTGCGCGAAAAAATTTACTGCGCCGGTGTGCGCAAAAAGGGCAGCACGTATTATACCAACGGCGGACGCGTGGTCGGCGTAGTGGAAACGGCTCCGACGCTTCGCGAAGCTATCGAGAAAGCATATGAAACGGCGGAAGCTGTCACCTTCCGTACCAAATATTTCCGCACCGATATCGGACAAAAAGCGCTGGAGGCGCTGGAAAGGAGCCAAGCATGA
- the purB gene encoding adenylosuccinate lyase codes for MDAYDRYLSPLSTRYASDEMQFLFSAQHKFHLWRKLWIALARAEKELGLDISDAQIAEMEKVEDDINFSVAEAREKIVRHDVMSHVYAFSQQAPSAAPIIHLGATSCYVTDNTDLIILREASMVLLHKAAQVLVNLRAFADRYKDVPALAYTHLQPAQLTTLGKRATLWMNELAMDMEQLQFQIDQLAFRGAKGTTGSQASFMELFDGDSEKVQALDEKIAASFDFPRLIPVCGQTYSRKIDSFFLSALSGIAQSASKFANDLRLLQSFEEMEEPFQKEQIGSSAMPYKRNPMRAERMTALARYVMTDALNPAFTASTQWMERTLDDSANKRIAVAEAFLATDAILNIYMNVTENMTVYEAVVHRRVMEKLPFMATENIMMESVKRGGNRQELHELIRVHSHAAARAVKEGKPNDLIQRLAQEEKIPLTEEEIRSHLEPSAYIGRCREQVEHFLADVADPLIARYHDSDRKITLSV; via the coding sequence ATGGACGCTTACGATCGTTATCTTTCTCCCCTATCCACGCGCTATGCCAGCGACGAAATGCAGTTTCTCTTTTCTGCGCAGCATAAATTTCATCTGTGGCGCAAGCTCTGGATTGCGCTTGCCCGTGCGGAAAAAGAACTGGGTTTGGATATCAGCGATGCACAAATCGCGGAAATGGAAAAAGTGGAAGACGACATCAACTTTTCCGTTGCCGAAGCACGCGAAAAGATCGTTCGCCATGACGTCATGAGTCACGTCTATGCCTTCAGCCAACAGGCGCCAAGCGCCGCACCCATTATCCACTTGGGTGCCACGAGCTGCTATGTGACCGACAACACCGACCTCATCATCCTGCGTGAAGCATCGATGGTGCTGCTTCATAAAGCGGCGCAGGTGTTGGTGAATCTGCGCGCTTTCGCCGATCGCTATAAAGACGTTCCGGCGCTGGCCTATACGCACCTGCAGCCTGCACAGCTGACAACGCTGGGAAAACGCGCGACGCTCTGGATGAACGAGCTCGCCATGGATATGGAGCAGCTACAATTCCAGATCGACCAACTGGCCTTCCGCGGGGCAAAGGGCACGACCGGTTCCCAAGCCAGCTTCATGGAGCTGTTTGACGGAGATAGCGAAAAGGTGCAGGCACTCGATGAAAAAATTGCTGCCTCCTTTGATTTTCCTCGCCTGATTCCGGTCTGCGGACAGACCTATTCTCGCAAAATCGATTCCTTCTTCCTCTCCGCTTTATCCGGCATCGCACAGAGCGCTTCCAAATTTGCAAACGATCTGCGCCTGTTACAGTCTTTTGAAGAGATGGAAGAACCCTTCCAAAAAGAACAGATCGGTTCCTCTGCCATGCCCTATAAGCGCAACCCCATGCGCGCGGAACGCATGACCGCTCTGGCACGCTATGTCATGACGGATGCCTTAAATCCTGCCTTTACGGCGTCCACCCAGTGGATGGAACGCACGCTCGATGATTCCGCCAACAAGCGCATTGCCGTCGCTGAAGCCTTCCTCGCCACGGATGCAATTTTGAACATCTATATGAATGTTACGGAAAATATGACCGTCTACGAAGCGGTGGTGCACCGTCGCGTCATGGAAAAGCTGCCCTTCATGGCCACGGAAAATATTATGATGGAATCGGTAAAACGCGGCGGCAATCGTCAAGAGCTCCATGAACTGATCCGCGTGCATTCCCATGCGGCGGCGCGTGCGGTAAAAGAGGGAAAACCCAACGATCTCATCCAACGACTGGCCCAAGAAGAGAAAATTCCTCTTACCGAGGAAGAAATTCGCTCGCATCTGGAGCCTTCCGCCTATATTGGCCGTTGCCGCGAGCAGGTGGAACATTTTCTGGCAGACGTCGCCGATCCCTTGATTGCAAGGTATCACGATAGCGATCGTAAAATTACTCTGTCGGTCTGA